The sequence TACAGGAACAATAACTTTGAAAGACACTAATAACATAATAGTAGGAAAAGACGGAAAAGGAGTTTACGGGAAGAATTCCGATCTTGCTGTGGGAAATACTTCAATAACTGTAGGAGATAACGGAGTAGGACTTTTATTTGAAGGGAATACTGTGATTAATCCATATGGAGGTGCAGGAAAAACTCTGGAGATAAAACTTTCCAATCCTTCTGTACAAAAAGGAACAGCAGTATATTTCACAGGTTTAAATGGTGAGACACTTACTAATAATATAAATATAAAAGTAGGAACAGACGGTTTTGGTGCAGATGACGGAAGTTCAGTAACAGGAATTTACGGTACAGGAAAAAAAGTGGGTGCAGTCCAGCATATGCCGGCAGTTATAAATAATGGGAATATACTCGTAGGTGAAGGAGATAAGGGGATATACGGAGAATACCTGAATATAACCAATACAGGAGAAATAGCTCTTCAGAATAAATCTGTGGGAATATACACAAAAAATTCCAATGTTACCACTGCTTCAGATAAAATAAAAGTTGACGGTGATGAAACAATAGGGGCTTATGTGAGATGGAGCGGTACGCTGAACTTTGGGACAGCCTCTTCACAGGTACTGGCAGTTAACGGTAAAAAATCAATAGGTGTGTATGTGGGAGGATATACAAGAAATATTATCAGCGGCGTACCAGAAGATCCTTATGATCCGGGAAGTCCTACAACAAAGGCTCCGGGAGCAAGAGGGATAAATAATGCTGTAATTACACTGGGAAATACTGTAAAAACAGCTTCTGTAAATCCTTATGAAGATCTGAAAATAGGGATGTATCTAAACGGCGGAGAAGAAATAAACAGTGTACAGAATAACTTGAATAATACAAATGCTGTCATAAACGTAGGAGCTAATAATATAGGTGTTTATGGTGTGCGTTCTGAATTTACAAATGCAGGAACTATAAATAATAAAGATACAGGAACAGGAAATCAAAATATAGGTATCTACTTTACTGATGCAGCATCTGGTGTTCCGGCTCTTACAGGCGGGGATAAATTCAAGATCACTAATACAGGTACCATAAATGTGGAAGGTGAAAATAATCTTGGTATTTTTGCTACTATTAATGAAATTTCCGGTAGAACAGACTCAAGCGGAGTAATAAATCTTGATGCAGGCGGAATAATAAATGTAAAACCTGTTACTAAAGGAGCCACTCCGGTAAATACACCTATAGGTGTGTATGCTAAGGGAAGCGGAATCAAAATAAGTACAACTACAGCAGCTGGGAATACATTTAATGTGGATGAAGACGGAATAGGAATTTATTCTGACGGAACAAATGAACTCACAGGATATAAAGGTACATATAATTTAAGATCAAGTATGGCAGGAACGCAGGCTGTAAAATCTATAGGAATATTCCTGAAAGACGGCTCTGTGGCAAAAAGCGGAGATATAACATTAAATAGTGTAACGGGAAATGATTCATCCGGAAATGCCATCAGACCAATAGGAGTTTACTATTCAAAACCGACAACAGTGGGTACTCTCGGTACACTTGGACACGGTCTGAATATCACAGATACCGGTACAGGAGCAGGGAAATCAGTAATAGGATTATTTATAACAGGTATAAATAATACAGATTCTGTAAAAAGTACAGGAAATATAACTCTGGGAAGCGATGAAAGTCTGGGGGCATATGTAATAGATTCAGTATTGTCAAGTACGGGGACTATTACTGCTAACGGAAAAAGTTCTTACGGGGTTTATCTCACTAATTCTACAGCATTTGCTACACAGGACAGTATATTTACAAATGAATATGATCCTTTGAAAAAAGGTGAAATATATGCAAAAGCCGACAGTTCCATAGGACTTTTGATAAAAGGCGATACAGCTGTGACAAATGTTCCTTTGGGAGTAAACAAAGGTACAGTGGAATCAGGAGTTAGTCTGGTATCAGGGATAGATGCAGTCGGTGTATATGTAGAAAACGGGAAATTTATAAATGATAAAACAGCAGCATATACAGGACTTATAAAATCTAATCTTGCATCAACAGAACCTATACCCGGGGTAATTATAGCGGGAAGTATAGCTGTGTCTTCAAAAGACGGGGAAGTTCTGAATAAAGGAGATATAACTTCTGAATATGTGGGGATTTATTCTGAAGACAGTAAGATAGAACATCAGGGTAATATAAATATTTTAAGCGGAACAGGAATAATAGGGAAAAGAACAACTGCACCCGGTGCAGATTCCACTATAATACTGGATACAGATACAGTAACAGGAAGTTCATCAAAGATAACAGGAACTGCAAATGGTCTTACAGGTGTGCTTGCACTGGACGGAACAAAAGTTACACTTAAAGATTCTGATATTTCATTAACAGGAAATAAAGCATTCGGGCTGCTGCTCACAAGTATAGTGCCAAGCGCATCCAATAAATCATCCGCAGAACTTCTGAAAGGTGATATAACAGTGGGGAACGGCGGAATAGCTGTTTATTCTGTTAATGGAAATCTGGATATAAAAAATTATGATGCGAATTCAAAATTTGTATTGGGTAATGAAGGAATTGGAATATATGCCGATACAGATACGGCAATAGATACAGGTTCTGGAGTAAAAGTACTGAACATGGACTATACTTCTGCTACAGACAAAGGAGTAGGGGTATATTATGAAGAAAGTACAGGACTTGGAAACAGAGTAAATAATATCACTGTAAAAAATATAAATACAGGACAAAAAGAAAATTTTGTAAATATTTTGAGCAATAATACCAATCTTATAAATAATGCCGATCAGGTAGTAGGTAAGAGCGGGATAGGAATTTACGGTTCTGGAAGAGGAAGTATAATAAATAACGGTACGATTTTTCTGAACGGTGAAACTGCTGTGGGACTTTACGCCAAAGGAGCAGGGCCTGCTGATATTGTGACGATAAGCAAACTAGGGTCTATAGAGGAAGAAACAGGAAGTCTTGTTGATTATAAGGAAAGAATCGGGGCATATATAGACACTAACGCAAATATAACAGGTACAGATAATTATACATTTAATGTAGACGGCGGAATAGGAATGTATCTGAAAAGCTACATAGATTATGCGGGAACTATGACTGTGGGAGGAACTACATTTAATGACGGATTAAATGATCACAGAACAATAGGGATATATGTGGACAGCTCTGTAAACAGCTTAGCTAAAGACCTGAATACAAATATAAAAATTACTGGTGAAGAAGGAGTAGGGATTTATCTTGCTAAAACGGGAATTACAGGTGCAGCAGTAAAATATACAGGGACTATGGATCTTCTTGCAGTGAACCCAAGCGGAAAATACGGAATAGGAATTTACCTGAGTGAATACAGCAATCTTGATTTTACTGGAACTATAAATATAGGGGGAGCAACAGGAGTAAATAACATAGGATTCTATATTGAAAATAATGCCACATCAAGTCTTACTGCAGGAACGATAAATACCAATAACAGCGGAATACTTGCATATATTAAGGAAGGTACTTTTAATACTTCGGGAAGCCTTGTAATAAACGGTCTGACTAATATAATTGTAGAAGGAGCAACAGGAAGTGTCACTAATGGAGTTAATGTAGAAGTAGGTACTACGGGACTTCAGGGAATAAACGGAGCCACAGTGGTAAATCTTTCCACAGGCAAGCTGTGGTCTGTAATAGATCAGGCTTTGGCGCTTTCAGGGTCAGACGGTGTAAAGATAACAAATGAAGGAATAATAGGACTAACAGGTGAAAATTCAGTGGGAATATTTACAAAAGATTCCACAGCAACACTGAAAAACGGAAGTTCTATAGAAGTAGGGAAAAACGGAGTAGGTGTGTATGCCCTTCTGGATAATAATGCACCGGATTCTGTGGTGAAAATAGATACAGGATCTTCATTGATAAAAATAGGTGAAGGAGCAACAGGAATTGCCTTTGATAAGAAAATAGGCTCTACAGGGGACTTGCGGCTTGACTTCACAGGAACTGTGGATATACAGGGAACCGGCGGAGAAAATAAAGGTATATATATGAAAGACACAATTGTATCCGGAACAGTGGCAGGAAATATAATTCTTAGTGATAATTCAACGGGAATTTATACTGATAACAGCAATTTTACCACAAATGCTTATATAAAAGTAGGAGCAAGCACAGGTTTGGGAACAGCAGTGGGAATATTTGCCGATAACGGGGCAATTGTGACTAATACAGGTACAGTAGAAACAGGCGACAGCGGTATAGCTCACTTTGCAGGAAACGGCGGAGTGATAAATACTAACGGTCTGAATATACTGGCGGATAAGTCGACTATAGCAATGGCAGGTGTCGGAGGAACTATTAATTATAATAATGCAGGAGATGTATTCGTAGGAAATGACGAAAGAAAAGGATTCGCAGCTGACGGAGGAATAGTTAATCTTACAGGCGGGAAAATCGTAAATGTAGGTAATAATAACAGTGTAGGAATTATCATAGGTTCTTCAGGAAGCGTAAATAATATAAACAGTATAAATGTAGGAAATGCTTCTACAGGAGTGTACGTAAAAGATAACTCAAACTATAATATATATTATAATATATTCCTAAATGACCACAGTGCCGGAGGAATTTCCGGTGAAGGCGGAATAATTACCCTGAATAGCGGAATTTCCATAATATCAGCACCAGGTGTAAATGAAACTATAGGTATGATAAATAAAGGAGCCGGAGGAACAGCAGATAACAGAGGGGTAATAGACTTCACAGGAGGAACAGGAAATATAGGAATGTACGGAAGCAGTACCGATAACATACAGAATAATAATCAGATATTAATAGGTGACTCCGCAAGTACAAGTACAGCAGTGGGTATGTACGGGGAAACAGCAAATAATATACTGAATTATGCGAATATAAACATAGGAAAAGCTGCAATAGGAATGTACGGAAAAAATGTTACAGACGGAATTTCCGGTGTGGACAACTATGCAAATATAACAAGTACAGCTACAAATGCAATAGGAATGTACGGTGAAAGTTCCAGAGTAAAAAATGCGGGAACTGTAACAATGTCACTTGCAGGTGTGGGGATATACGGAAGAGATAGTATAATAGAGAATGCCGGTACTATAATAACAGGAGATACAATAAAAACCGGGTTAACAGAAGAAACAGCAGTGGGAATATATGCAACAGGTACCAGTGATATAAGAAATACAAGCAGCATTAATACAGGATGGTCATCTGTGGGTATTTTCGGGGAAAACGGAACTATTACCAATGATGGTACTATAACTGCCGGGGAAAGCTCTATATACATGTTTACATATGGTGCCGGAGGAAATATAATAAATAATTCCACTCTGAATCTTACAGACAAAAGTATAGGTATATATGCTACAGCAGGAAGCGCTGTAAACAGCAGTACAGGTATAATAAATGTAGGGAAATCAGATGTTATGAGTGATCCGAGAGAATTCGCGGTGGGAATGGCAACAGAAACAGGTACTGTGATCAACAGAGGAACTATAAATGTAGGCAATGAATATGGTGTAGGAATGTTCGCCGGTAAAAAAGGCGCTAATACAGGAAAAGTCTATAATGAAGGAACGATAAACGTAACCGGTAAAAATGCTTATGGTATACAGATAAATGAAGAAGCCGAAGCATATAACATAGGAACGATAAATGTAAGCGGAGCCGGAGCATATGGAATAGCTGCTTCAAAGAGATCAAGCGTGTATAATTCAGGAATTATGAAAATACAGGGTACTTCTATGGGAGTTTATCTTGAGGATAGTTCATACTTTGAAAACAGCGGTACAATGATAATGGATACTACAGGGCAGGGAGTATATTTGGGAACTGGGTCTCAGTTCGTAAATACACTTACAGGAACACTTATTATAAACGGAATAGGAGCAACAGAAGATCAGGTTAAGAAAATAGGGGCAACAGATTTTACTAATATAGGAAACATAGTATTCGAAGGGCCTAATGTACAGATACACGGCGTACCTATAACAAATATAGGGAATATAGTTATTAACGGGCCTTTGAATATACCGGCAGGAACAAATGTAATTCTGAACACTGTAGACACAGATGACGGAATGGGTTCATGGAAAATTCTTGACGGAATTACAGGAACAGGTAACATTATATTAAGTCCGGGAGCAACACAGGGTAATTCAAAACTTGTCCATAATGTTCAGATAATGGACTTCGGGACTACAGCAGGAGATCTGTCAATAGTGTCGCAATCAGTAACATGGCTTGCAGATAAATGGTATGATGAAGATAACACACGTCATGTATTAAGACTGACAAAGATACCTTATGTAGAACTTCTGTCAAATACCGGAGCAATGGAATTCGGAAGAGGGCTTGACTATATTTATGAAAGACAGATAGGGAAAGAACTTCAGATGTTTGACGGCATTGATACTATAATGAACAAAGATGAGCTGGCAGAAACATTTGATATGCAGCTGAGAGGTAATGTATATGCCAATATCCAGCAGAGAATGATGGATGTGGACGGAGTATTTGATACTGCGTACAAACAGCTTAAGAGCGAGGAAAATACAACTAAGGATATAACAAAAGTGTCTGCTATATATTCAGGAGGAAATATATCGGATAAAAATCCGGGAGTGGAAGAATATGATTATCAGTCACTTGGAATAATGTATCTGAAAGAAAAAGAAACATTGAAATATGGTACAAACTTTAATTACTCGCTGGGAATACTGCAGAGTAAATTTGACTTTGATCAGGATTCAAAAGAAGATGTAACAAGCCTGAAAGCAGGTATAGGATATGAGCAGTATCTCGCACAGAACAGCAGATTTAAGTTTATGACAAGAGGAGAACTTGGTGTAAACTATCATGATATGGAAAGAAAAATTCACCTGAATACGGGAACATATAAGAATACCGGGGATTATTTTTCAGGAACTGCACAGATAAAGAACAGAATTAACTATGAACTGCCTATAATATCAAAAACATTTAAAGTAGATATTTTTGGAAGTCTGAATATGGGTTACGGAGTATATGAAGGATTCAAAGAAGACGGAGACGGAATATATCTTGATGTAAAATCGGAAGATTATTTCTCATTAAGACCTGGTGTGGGAGTGGAAGGAGAACTGGCATACACAACAGTAAAGGGAAATAAATTCATGGTAACCGCAGGGGCTGCATATGAATATGAGACACAGGATATATATGATGACGGAAACCGTGTAAAAATAGCTGATACTCCGGCAGGATATTACAGACTAGAAAAACCGGAAAAAATTGATAATATAGTAAAAGCTAATCTGGGACTGGGATTTGAGACTACATACGGGTTCAAAACAGGAGTAAGAGTGGAAAGAGAAGAAGGAAGCGTAGACGGAACAAAATATCAGATAGATTTCTCATGGAAATTCTAGTCTGGATAAAATAAATGCATCTGATTTATTTATTCAGAATATCAGGTTATTAATAATAAAGAAATGTTTTCATTAGTTATATAAACGGACTTTATCCGGAATGTTTCTGCTTTCGGAAAAAAGCCGACAGGAGGAAAAATGAGAAAATTATTGATATGTTTAATGATAGGTCTAAGTACATGGGGTTATGCTTATACACGAACATCAACAATAACAAAAGAAGCCGAAAAAATGGAAAAAGCTGAGGAACAGAGAAAAGACAGGCTCAGCAGAAGAAAGGAAAAGCTGGAAGCAGAACTTGCAGAATTGCAGGGGAATTATAACAGCAGAACAGAGATAACAGAAAAACTTAAAATGGATTCGGAAGTAAGATGGTACAGGGATGAATATAAGGAAATACTGAAAAAATATGAATCAGTTCAGACTGATCTTGAAAAAGAAATAGAAAAAAAAGAGAGAGAACTGGCAATAGTTAACAGAGGTCTTGGAATAACAGCAGAAACTGTGGATGAGTAAAATATAGTTTTTAAAAAGTAAAAACAGATAATGATAATTTTGCGGTATTGTATCTTTTTTGGATCTGTTTTGCAGAAGATGCGGAAATATAATTTAATCAGGTTACAAATAGATTGAATTACACTTCTTTACTTAAAATAGTTATTTACCGGATTCCCCAAAACCCGAAAAATATATTTTCAAGTTTTTTAAATATAAATGCCCTTGTTCGAATGTAAGCAGCATATGCTTTCAGATAGCAGTAACAGATATTATAAACATCCGTTTTTAAAAAAATCCGTCAGCCTTGTTGCAGAACAGATCTGAAAAGATATAATAACTGCGAAATGTGTAATATCTTTATCTTGAGAAATATGAATAAAGTTCCGTTTTATATGGAGAAAAGAGGAAAAATTATGAAAAAAATAATAATGTTATCAGTATTGCTGATATTTTCCGCAGGACAGACTTCACTGTCAGCTCCGAAAATAAGAAAAGCAAAGAAAACCGAGAGTCAGAAAATGCAGGCTGAAATAGACAGAATAGAGAAAAGAGTAAATGAAATAAATAAAAATATAGAAGATTATAAAACATCTGAAATAAAGCTGGACGAGCTGGAAGAAAAATATTCACAGACAATGAAGGATTTGAGATTAGAATAAAGGAGAAATTATGAAAAAAATTTTTTTATCAGGAATGGTTCTGTTTATGATGACAGCCTGTACTTCCGGGGAGACTAAGAGAACAATAGAAGATACCAAAGAACGTGTGAATAACACAGAACAGTATTTGTGGGAAAATCAGGTAAAGGAATAACAGAAGCGAGAGGAGAAAAATAATATGAAAAAGAAAATTTTTATATACGGTCTTCTGGGATTCTTACTGGGAATTGCAGGATTTGCCGCAGAAGAGGAAGCCTACGGCATAGAAGAAGTACAGATTCTGGAAGAAGAGAAAATCTCTTTGACAAAAGTGGAAAAAGCAGAACAGGAGCTTGCCCATATGCAGGAAAAAGTTGATTTTTATAAAAGAGTAGTGAGAAGTGTGGAAAGAGAAGAAGCAGAACTCAAAGAACTAAACAAAATAAAAATGAGAGATATAAAGAAAACAATAAAATAGTAATCTCAAAAAGAGGAGAAAATATGAAAAAAATTATATTATTGTCTGCATTCTTACTTATGGTATCCTGCTCTACGAATAAGGCTCTGGTAGAATACAACAGACAGAGAATGGATAAAAATGAGGAATATCTGAATAGTGTAGAGGGAAAAACAGTGCCTAAGGGGGAAATAAACGGAACAACAAGAAGAGTCCCTCTGGAAAAGGAGGCGGACAGATGAAAAGATTAATACCGGTATTGTTATTAACAGTTCTTTCTGTTCAGGCAGCAGCGAGACCTTTTACCACAAAGCAGATGAGAAATGATACTATAAGAATAAATGCAATGGAAGTGGAGCTGATAGAGGAAAAAGCAGAACCTGCCATGGAAAAGAAAGAAGTAAAAGAAGAAAAGAAAGTAATAAGACTGGGTGAAGATAAGCTGTTTTTTGATTTTGATGACAGCAGGGTAAAACCAGAGTATTACGGAGAATTAAGAGAAGCAGTAAAGGTGATAAAAAGCAGCAGTATGAGAGTAAGTATAACAGGACATACCGATTCTAAAGGAAGTGCAGAGTATAATGAAAAACTTTCGTTAAGAAGAGCAGAAGCAGTAAAGATAAAACTTTTAGAATTTGGATTAAATGAGAATGATATAGCCGGAGTAAGAGGATTAGGAGAAAGTGATCCAATAGCTCCAAATACAAGACCTGATGGTAAGGATAATCCGGAAGGAAGAGCGATGAACAGAAGAATAGAACTGGAACTCGTAAAGTAAAAATAAAAAATCCCTGAAAAAATTATTTTTGAGGGATTTTTTATTTTAAAGACTTAATTATGAAAATCCAAAAAATGTAAAAATTACAATATTGCAAAAAAAATGTTTTTATAATATAAAAAATATATTCTTGGTAATGCTACATTTTTCAGTAAATATAAACATGTAAAGAATTTTATTATTGACAAATTCTGAAAAATAAGTATAATTTAATAAATTGTCTAAAAATTTTAGGTTTGATAATTAATTTATATAAAATTTATGGAAGAAACCCCGAGAAATTGTAAAAAAGGGTTGTCAGTGGATTCTATGATACAAAAATGAAAATTAAATTTTTTTCTATTCTAATAAATTGAATGCTTAATCAAAAAATGGAAATTATAAAATAGAAGTTAGATATTGTGATTATTTAATTATAATAAAAAAAAATTACAAATATTAAAGTATCAAAACTATTAGAGCGAATGATCTATTCAGTAAATGGGATTTTATAAAATTGTATTTGCAGATATTTACAGTAAAAATTCAGTTTCTTCTTATCATATAAAAATCTTTCAATAAAAAACAGGCAGTTTCACTTAAAAAAATAAATTCTGAAATGTTATTTTTGTAAATTATAAAAATAGATTTCGTTGATTTTTTGTATAAGCATATATAGTCTCTTACAGTGTTTATATGGTTTTTTTATGTGCTTTGAAAGGAGGAGACATAATCATGAAAAATAATTTTTTAAAGGTGGGAGCTTTTATTTTGGTTTTGGCACCTGCGGTAAGTATGGGGACACAAGATAGTTTTAATAAGATAGATGAATTTTTATTATGGGGATCATACTATAAATTTAAGAAAAATACAAAGTCAACATATACCTCTAACTCTAAAGAATCAGATGGTTCCGGAGAAGAGGAAGAAAAACCGGTATTACCTATTCCGGATCCTATAGCTGTAGTCAAAGAAGACAATGTGATTAAAGCATGGAAAGAAAATGCGGGCGACAGACTTTATTACACAGTTTCAAATGATATATTTTCCACTGATAAAGCAGCTTTATGGCTGACTGATCTGAATACGGAAGTAGTGAATGATAAAATACTGGATTCCACTTTTACAGGAACAGGAGCTGAGAATTTTTCAGTAGAAGCCGAGGAAAATGCAGTTTTTATCAATAACGGAACTGTAGCCGGAACTCACGGGGGAATCAGAGGAAAGAGCGGCGCAGAGATACAAAATAACAATATAATAGAGAACGCCGGGGATTACGGCATATATCTGGAAAACGGCAATGCGCACAATAGCGGCACAGGAATAATTTCCAGTACAGGAGATTATGGTATTTTTGCAGCAACTGAAAATAGTACAGCTGCTAACAGCGGAGTTATTGAAAATACCGGTAATTACGGAATGGCAGCGAACGGCGGAGAAATAACAAATAATGCCGGCGGAGTGATAAAAAACGGAATGGATTTCGGGATGTATTCTGCAGGTAACAGCAGTTCGGCTTTGAATAAGGGAGTAATAGAAAATATCGGGAATTATGGTATGCTTTCTGAATCGGGTGCAAAATCAGTTAATGAAGGAACAGTGAAGAATTCAGGTAACATAGGAATGGGCGGTTCCGGATTAAACAGTACAGTTATAAACGACGGAATAGTAGAAAACACAGGAGATACCGGAATAAATCTTACAGGCGGTGCAAAAGGAACTAATAACGGAACAGTAAGAAATACAGGAGATTACGGTGCGAAAGTTCTGGATAATTCATATTTTGAAAATAACAGCAGTATGGAAAATACTGGGATGTACGGAATATATGCTGATTCAGACTCTGAAATTCTTAATAATACAGCAGGAATAGTACAGAATAACGGAGATTACGGAATAGCAGTCTTAAATACGGCAGGAACATCTTCAAAGGCTTCGAATAAAGGAACAGTCAAGAATGCCGGAGATTATGGAATGTATGCAGAATGGAACAATGCTGTAATAGAAAACGGCGGAACAATAGAAAATACGGGAACATATGGAATGTATGCAGTTTCCGGTGCAAAAGCACAAAATACCGCAGGCGGAATCGTGAAAAATTCTGGAGATACAGGAATGGCAGCTGACGGTCTCGGAAGTATAGCTATAAATAACGGGTCAGTGGAAAATACAGGAAATAACGGTTTCTATATTTCTAATTATGCAGAAGGTACAAACAGCGGTATAATTAGGAATACAGGAGATTACGGGATACGTACAATAAATTATTCATATGCAGTGAACAGCGGTACAATAGCAAATACTGGAACAAACGGAATGTTTGTCACAGGAAATTCCGAAGCTTTGAATGATACTTCAGGAATAATAGAGAATCAAGGGAACTACGGAATTGCTGTAGCTTCTGGTTCAAAGGCCGAAAATAAAGGGATTGTAAAAAATGACGGTATGAGTGGAATCTATGTGATTAACGGCGGATTGGGGATAAACAGCGGAACAATAGAAAATACAAGTACATATGGTATTTATACTACAGCAGTAAATTCTAAAGGAATAAATTACGGAACAATAAAAAATGACGGAACACATGGTATGTATGCTACCACTAATTCCGAAGTTCTGAATGATTCTACAGGGATAATAGAAAATACAGGGAATTATGGTATTGTGGCAGGATCTAATTCATTAGGTACAAATAACGGTATTATAAAAAATCAGGGAACAAACGGAATGTATACTACAAATGCCGGGACGATAATCAATAACGGAAGAATAGAAAATACAGGGACTTATGGTATGCAGGCAACAGGAGCAGGTTCACAGGCTGTTAACGGATTATCAGGAGTGATAGCAAATAACGGGAATTCCGGACTTTACGGGATTAATGGTGCACATGTGGTAAATAAAGGAACAATAAAAAATACAGGTGATTATGGAATGCATCTGAATAATGCTACTGGTATAAACGAGGGAACTATTTATCTGACAGGGGATAATAAGATCGGAGTACATATAAATAATAATGCGGTCTTTATAAATAACGGTATTATCAGAGTAGACGGGAATAATGTCACAGGAATAAAAGCTATGGGGAACAGTGTGGTACAAATAGCTCAGAATTCTCAGATAATTTTGAACGGCAATGCAGCTGTAACACAGGGAAATACTGATTACAGCGATAAGCAGAGTACCGGTGCCGCAAACAGCAACTCAGCAGGAAAAGCATATAACATAGATTCTACATCTACACTTGTAAATGCCGGAACTATATCAGCATACGGAACATTTACAGTAGAGGAAACAGGAAAATTCGTGCTTGATACAAAAACAGGAACTATAAATGCAGACAGCGTGGATTTAGCTGGGGACTTATATGTGAATGCTGCCGGAACTACTGATTCTTTTAGTGATAAATTTACACTAAGAAATCTGAATACTGAAAAAGTAGAAGGTGAAGGATCATTAATATCAGATTCACTTTTATTTACAGGAAAACTGGAAAAAAATTCCAGCGGAAAATATGATATAGTAATGGAAAGAAAAGATTTTTCCGAAGTGTTTAGCAGTGAATTCGGAAAAATACTGGAAGAAAATTATAGCGAAACAGGAGATATTGAAGGGAAAAATAAAATATATAATTCACTGAAAGTGAGTGTAACTTCCAAAGATAGGGCATTAACAGCAGAAAACGAGCTGACTGGAAGAAGTATAGTAAGTAATCTGATGTATCAGGAATTCAACAGAAACCGCGTACTGGAAAATGGTGTAAATGATCTTCTTGAGAACAGAGACAGATCAGCAGATAAAGGAGTATATGTAAATATTCTCGGAGGTAAGGAAGATTCTGACAATGACGGTGATTTTCTTGGTTATAAAAACAGAGAAGCCGGTGTAATATTCGGAATGATGAAAAAAATCAACA is a genomic window of Sebaldella sp. S0638 containing:
- a CDS encoding adhesion protein FadA, producing the protein MRKLLICLMIGLSTWGYAYTRTSTITKEAEKMEKAEEQRKDRLSRRKEKLEAELAELQGNYNSRTEITEKLKMDSEVRWYRDEYKEILKKYESVQTDLEKEIEKKERELAIVNRGLGITAETVDE
- a CDS encoding FAD-I family protein, whose amino-acid sequence is MKKIIMLSVLLIFSAGQTSLSAPKIRKAKKTESQKMQAEIDRIEKRVNEINKNIEDYKTSEIKLDELEEKYSQTMKDLRLE
- a CDS encoding OmpA family protein, whose product is MKRLIPVLLLTVLSVQAAARPFTTKQMRNDTIRINAMEVELIEEKAEPAMEKKEVKEEKKVIRLGEDKLFFDFDDSRVKPEYYGELREAVKVIKSSSMRVSITGHTDSKGSAEYNEKLSLRRAEAVKIKLLEFGLNENDIAGVRGLGESDPIAPNTRPDGKDNPEGRAMNRRIELELVK
- a CDS encoding autotransporter outer membrane beta-barrel domain-containing protein, with amino-acid sequence MKNNFLKVGAFILVLAPAVSMGTQDSFNKIDEFLLWGSYYKFKKNTKSTYTSNSKESDGSGEEEEKPVLPIPDPIAVVKEDNVIKAWKENAGDRLYYTVSNDIFSTDKAALWLTDLNTEVVNDKILDSTFTGTGAENFSVEAEENAVFINNGTVAGTHGGIRGKSGAEIQNNNIIENAGDYGIYLENGNAHNSGTGIISSTGDYGIFAATENSTAANSGVIENTGNYGMAANGGEITNNAGGVIKNGMDFGMYSAGNSSSALNKGVIENIGNYGMLSESGAKSVNEGTVKNSGNIGMGGSGLNSTVINDGIVENTGDTGINLTGGAKGTNNGTVRNTGDYGAKVLDNSYFENNSSMENTGMYGIYADSDSEILNNTAGIVQNNGDYGIAVLNTAGTSSKASNKGTVKNAGDYGMYAEWNNAVIENGGTIENTGTYGMYAVSGAKAQNTAGGIVKNSGDTGMAADGLGSIAINNGSVENTGNNGFYISNYAEGTNSGIIRNTGDYGIRTINYSYAVNSGTIANTGTNGMFVTGNSEALNDTSGIIENQGNYGIAVASGSKAENKGIVKNDGMSGIYVINGGLGINSGTIENTSTYGIYTTAVNSKGINYGTIKNDGTHGMYATTNSEVLNDSTGIIENTGNYGIVAGSNSLGTNNGIIKNQGTNGMYTTNAGTIINNGRIENTGTYGMQATGAGSQAVNGLSGVIANNGNSGLYGINGAHVVNKGTIKNTGDYGMHLNNATGINEGTIYLTGDNKIGVHINNNAVFINNGIIRVDGNNVTGIKAMGNSVVQIAQNSQIILNGNAAVTQGNTDYSDKQSTGAANSNSAGKAYNIDSTSTLVNAGTISAYGTFTVEETGKFVLDTKTGTINADSVDLAGDLYVNAAGTTDSFSDKFTLRNLNTEKVEGEGSLISDSLLFTGKLEKNSSGKYDIVMERKDFSEVFSSEFGKILEENYSETGDIEGKNKIYNSLKVSVTSKDRALTAENELTGRSIVSNLMYQEFNRNRVLENGVNDLLENRDRSADKGVYVNILGGKEDSDNDGDFLGYKNREAGVIFGMMKKINNKISAGGFAGYLSSDIDYKDDGNSNQKTDTLSLKGALEIELTDGLRWRNILGYNYGNTDTKRKLTYDKSYTELNGNFDSWSARIDTNLEYTYDVNKRISVIPLVGLNVSYLHQNSYNESGAAGYNLRVDSASGTSVRPKAGIRADLGLYENNNTKLKLVPSVLYSYETANPYKVRNIGLEAFDNAFFVESRDSERGNLDLGIGLEYNYNRELVFYGQYKKEVLNDSGNDKMSLGFKVYF